The following proteins are co-located in the Sphingopyxis sp. YR583 genome:
- the mdh gene encoding malate dehydrogenase, translating to MGRKKIALIGAGNIGGTLALLAAQKELGDVVLFDVVEGVPQGKALDLSQVGPIAGFDAKITGTNDYADIAGADVIIVTAGVARKPGMSRDDLLGINLKVMKAVGEGIKANAPDAFVICITNPLDAMVWALREFSGLPHNKVVGMAGVLDSARFSHFIADEFDVSVKDVNTFVLGGHGDTMVPVVRYSTVNGIPVPDLVKMGLSSQDKIDAIVKRTRGGGGEIVALLGTGSAFYAPAASGIAMAEAYLGDQKRILPSAAFVDGQYGLDGLYVGVPVVIGAGGVEKIVEIELDDADKAGLQVSVDAVKELLDACKSLDPSLA from the coding sequence ATGGGACGCAAGAAGATCGCATTGATCGGAGCCGGGAATATCGGCGGAACGCTGGCGCTGCTCGCCGCGCAAAAGGAACTGGGCGACGTCGTCCTGTTCGACGTCGTCGAAGGCGTGCCGCAGGGCAAGGCACTCGACCTGTCGCAGGTCGGCCCGATCGCAGGCTTCGATGCGAAGATCACCGGGACCAACGACTATGCTGACATTGCTGGCGCCGACGTCATCATCGTCACCGCCGGCGTCGCCCGCAAGCCGGGCATGAGCCGCGACGATTTGCTCGGCATCAATTTGAAGGTCATGAAGGCCGTCGGCGAAGGCATCAAGGCCAACGCCCCCGACGCTTTCGTCATCTGCATCACCAACCCGCTCGACGCGATGGTGTGGGCGCTGCGCGAATTCTCAGGGCTCCCGCACAACAAGGTCGTCGGCATGGCCGGCGTGCTCGACTCGGCGCGCTTCAGCCACTTCATCGCCGACGAATTCGACGTCTCGGTGAAGGATGTGAACACCTTCGTGCTCGGCGGCCATGGCGACACGATGGTTCCCGTCGTCCGTTACTCGACCGTCAACGGCATCCCCGTTCCCGACCTCGTCAAGATGGGCCTGTCGTCGCAGGACAAGATCGACGCGATCGTCAAGCGCACCCGCGGCGGCGGCGGCGAAATCGTCGCGCTGCTCGGTACCGGCTCGGCCTTCTATGCGCCCGCAGCCTCGGGCATCGCGATGGCCGAAGCCTATCTTGGTGACCAGAAGCGCATCCTGCCTTCGGCGGCCTTTGTCGACGGTCAGTACGGCCTCGATGGCCTCTATGTCGGCGTTCCCGTCGTGATCGGCGCCGGCGGCGTCGAGAAGATCGTCGAAATCGAACTCGACGATGCCGACAAGGCAGGCCTCCAGGTCTCGGTCGATGCGGTCAAGGAACTGCTCGACGCATGCAAATCGCTGGACCCCAGCCTCGCCTGA
- a CDS encoding polysaccharide deacetylase family protein: MTRAIISFDTELSAGLYQRGADARANFESSILGRCRDGDFGIHFQMDMLESHGLTGVFFIDPMPALVYGPEVIDAIVRPVVERGHEVQVHIHTEWLAFARFNPVGRLTGRNIGDFPLAAQKKLIALARDILMGAGAPKPTAFRAGNFGANDDTLRALAALGFRFDSSFNGAYQGHGCDISLDPGNLGMRIHHGVCEVPVSGLMDRTNRFRPAQLCAMSEEEMRDALSHSAASGAIQFSAFSHSFELLSRDREVPNGLAIARMEALCRAVADDARIGSGGFATLPGPPERPARIGIAAPKPLRTLRRTVEQGYGYLAHEVRYVRDLVAVTVNSSRWGKILGGVFLAVA; this comes from the coding sequence GTGACCCGGGCAATTATCAGCTTCGACACCGAATTGTCCGCCGGACTCTATCAGCGCGGCGCCGACGCGCGCGCCAATTTCGAAAGCTCGATCCTCGGCCGCTGCCGCGACGGCGATTTTGGCATCCACTTCCAGATGGATATGCTCGAAAGCCACGGACTGACCGGGGTCTTCTTCATCGACCCCATGCCCGCGCTCGTCTATGGCCCCGAAGTCATCGACGCGATCGTCCGGCCCGTGGTCGAACGCGGGCATGAGGTGCAGGTCCATATCCACACCGAATGGCTCGCCTTTGCGCGCTTCAATCCGGTCGGACGACTGACCGGCCGCAATATCGGCGATTTCCCGCTCGCGGCGCAGAAGAAGCTGATCGCGCTCGCCCGCGACATATTGATGGGCGCCGGCGCGCCGAAGCCCACGGCCTTTCGCGCCGGCAATTTCGGCGCGAACGACGATACGCTCCGCGCCCTCGCCGCCCTGGGCTTCCGCTTCGACAGCAGTTTCAACGGCGCGTATCAGGGACATGGCTGCGACATCTCGCTCGACCCCGGCAACCTCGGCATGCGTATCCACCACGGTGTTTGCGAGGTGCCGGTCAGCGGGCTGATGGACCGCACGAACCGCTTTCGCCCGGCGCAGCTATGCGCGATGTCCGAAGAGGAAATGCGCGATGCGCTGAGCCATAGCGCGGCGAGCGGCGCCATCCAGTTTTCGGCGTTCAGCCACAGTTTCGAACTGTTGAGCCGCGACCGCGAGGTTCCCAACGGGCTTGCGATCGCGCGGATGGAGGCTTTGTGCCGCGCGGTCGCGGACGACGCACGGATCGGCAGCGGCGGCTTTGCGACATTGCCCGGTCCGCCCGAGCGGCCGGCACGGATCGGGATCGCCGCGCCGAAGCCGCTGCGCACGCTCCGCCGGACGGTCGAGCAAGGCTATGGATATCTCGCGCACGAGGTGCGCTATGTCCGCGACCTCGTCGCCGTGACGGTCAACTCGTCGCGCTGGGGCAAGATATTAGGCGGCGTCTTCCTGGCCGTGGCCTAG
- the zapE gene encoding cell division protein ZapE, whose product MTTVLAAYDALVAAGELRPDPEQRAGAERLNRLQAELEAVPRRGSLLWRITGRKPEALRGVYLWGAVGRGKSMLMDLFYDQLAIERKRRVHFYAFMLDVHARMRDVRKSESGDPIPLVADALAENTRCLAFDEMVVNNSADAMILSRLFTALIDRGVTMVATSNRPPKDLYKDGLNREHFLPFIALVEERLDVMSLNGPTDYRRDRLGDGARWFVPADDVASAALSSAFFRLTDYPPEDRANVPSLELDVGGGRTLHVPKALKGVAVFSFKKLCGQARGAADYLAVARHFHAVILVGIPRMGPENRNEAARFVTLIDALYEYKVKLLASAAAMPDQLYIAGDGAFEFERTASRLAEMQSDDYLALGHGQEDAA is encoded by the coding sequence GTGACCACCGTCCTTGCAGCCTATGACGCGCTTGTCGCGGCGGGCGAGCTGCGACCCGACCCCGAGCAGCGCGCCGGTGCCGAGCGGCTGAACCGGCTGCAGGCCGAACTCGAAGCCGTGCCGAGGCGCGGCAGCCTGCTCTGGCGCATTACGGGGCGCAAGCCGGAGGCACTGCGCGGCGTCTATCTGTGGGGCGCGGTCGGGCGCGGCAAGTCGATGCTGATGGACCTTTTCTACGACCAGCTTGCCATCGAGCGGAAGCGTCGTGTCCATTTTTACGCCTTCATGCTCGACGTACATGCGCGGATGCGCGACGTGCGCAAAAGCGAGAGCGGCGATCCGATTCCGCTCGTCGCCGATGCGCTCGCCGAAAATACGCGCTGCCTGGCCTTCGACGAAATGGTCGTGAACAACAGCGCCGATGCGATGATCCTCTCGCGCCTGTTCACCGCGCTGATCGACCGCGGGGTCACAATGGTCGCGACGTCGAACCGCCCGCCGAAGGATCTCTACAAGGACGGGCTCAACCGCGAGCATTTCCTCCCCTTCATCGCGCTTGTCGAGGAGCGGCTCGACGTGATGAGCCTCAACGGCCCGACCGACTATCGCCGCGACCGTCTAGGTGACGGCGCGCGCTGGTTTGTCCCCGCCGATGATGTTGCGAGCGCGGCGCTGTCGTCCGCCTTCTTCCGCCTCACCGACTATCCGCCCGAGGACCGCGCCAATGTGCCGTCGCTGGAACTCGATGTCGGCGGCGGGCGGACGTTGCATGTGCCCAAGGCGCTGAAAGGCGTCGCAGTCTTTTCGTTCAAGAAACTGTGCGGGCAGGCGCGCGGTGCCGCCGACTATCTGGCAGTCGCGCGGCATTTTCACGCGGTGATCCTCGTCGGCATTCCGCGCATGGGGCCCGAGAACCGCAACGAGGCGGCGCGCTTTGTCACGCTGATCGACGCGCTTTACGAATATAAGGTCAAGCTGCTCGCGAGCGCGGCGGCGATGCCCGACCAGCTTTACATTGCGGGGGATGGCGCGTTCGAATTCGAACGCACGGCAAGTCGCCTCGCCGAAATGCAGTCGGACGATTATCTGGCGCTAGGCCACGGCCAGGAAGACGCCGCCTAA